Part of the Pyrobaculum calidifontis JCM 11548 genome, GTGCTTTTCGTCAAACCTCTTCCTAACAACCTCCTTATTCCTCTCAGGCGTGCCGAATACCCTATCGGCGAACGTCTTCCTGTCCTCTACCCTGTATATCTCCTCTATCCTCTCCACAACAGCGAAGGGCCTGCCCTTGAGCCTAAGGCAGAGGCCGTCCCCCTCCTTGACGCCGGCGGCCTTGAGGTCCTCGTCGGAGAGGTCGAGGACTATGGGGTATGGGAATATCCACCCGTCGAGGAGCCGCCTCTCCTCGAGCACCCTCTCCACCTCGTTTCTTGTCATGAACCGGTCCAGCGGCGAGAAGAAGCCGTAGGCAATCGACATGATCTCTCGGTACACATTCCTAATGGGAGTCCCGGCGGGGTCCAGCGTCGGCTTTATATCTACGCAGGGGAGCCCCTCCACCATCTTCGCCGCCTTGTCTCTATCCTCTACCACGTTGTACACGAGCCTGCCCCCGTGGGGCGGCGGCGTTTCGAACTTCATAGCAAACCGCCGAGGGAGACCTTTTAATCTTAATTCCTATCTAGAGTGTAATTGTATACATATATTCCCCCCGCCTGTGTCACACGTGCGCATACCCGAGATACCCATGCTCATAAAGTCACTCTACTTCGCCGGCCGCCCCTCCCTCCTCATCCTAGGGCCCCCCGGCATTGGAAAATCTGAGTCTGTCCGCGCCGCGGCGGCCGCCGTGGCAAAGGAGCTGGGTCTCCCACTGGTGGAGTACAGCGACGATGTGTACCTAGACGTGGTGAAAAACCCCGAGGTCTGCCTCCTCGTGGATCTCCGCCTCACCGAGGTAGAACCTGCCGACATTGTAGGCGTGCCTAGGCCCGTGGACGGCGGGGCTGTGCAGTACTTCCCCCAGGCGTGGGCCAAGGCCTTGTCCAAGGCCAAGTGCGGCTTCCTATTCCTCGACGAGTTGACCAACGTCCAACGCGATGACGTGGCCGCCGTGGCGTATAAACTACTGCTGGAGAAAAAGGCCGGGTTCACGAAGTTCTCCGAGGGGGCCATGGTGGTGGCCGCGGGAAACGACCCCGAGACCTCCCCCATAGCCAGGCCCCTCCCAGCCCCCCTAATAAACAGGGTGGTGGTGCTCAAGGCGGAGCCCCCCACCGTCGAGGAGTGGTATCAGTACATGGCCGAGCGCCACGGTGACTTCGACAAGAGGACCTACCTCTACCTAACCCTCTACCCTGAGGACCTCCTGGAGAAGGCGGCCAGTCTTGAGACTGTGAATAACTTCGCCACGCCCCGGTCTTGGACCACTCTGGCCCTCCTCCTGGCGAGGGGGGTGGAGTCGCCTGACGTGATATACGGCCTCCTCGGCCCAGCGGTGGGGGCAAAATTCAAGGCCTTTATCTCCACCAAGGTGGACGTGGAAGACGTGTTGTCCAACCCCCAGAAGTTCGACGGCCTCAAGCCGGACGAGAGGCTCATCCTCCTCCACGAGGTGGCTCGCGCGGCGGAGCACCGCGACGTGTCAAAATTCGTGGAATTCCTCCAGGGGAGGATGGAGTGGCTCATCCTCTTCCTCCGCCTCGTCAAACGCGACGTAGCCGCCAAGCTCCTCTCGGCAATGCCACACGAGGTGGTGACGCGTCTCTACAAAGTGGCCACCATTGTGGAAAAACTGAAAAAATGATAGAGGATCTCTACGCCGCAACTGCCCTATCCCCCTTCTGGGCCGCCACTCTGTGGCGCCTCCGCATCGTGAGGAGGGTGGGGGCAAAGTCCGTGGTGGAGCTAGACGGCTACTCAATAGCCGTGGGAGACCGCTACCTCCAACTGCCCCCCGCCCACCGCATCGCCGAGCTCCTCCACGTGGCGACCCACGTCCTCTTCGACCACGTGGGGCGGATGGCGGGGAGAGACCCAGAGCTGTGGTGGCTCGCCGCAGACGCCGTGGCCTACTCTATAGTGGAGTCGACGGGCGTGGAGTTGCCCAAATACGCCAAAGCCCTCATCGACGCCGTGAAGTATCTAACAGGGCTAGACCCCCGCTCCGCCTCTGTGGAAGATATATACGACCGCTTGGTCAATACCTCCGCCAAGTACCTCATTGACAGGTCGCAGTTGCCCACGTACCGGGGCCACTTCTACCGCGAAAACTACGACGTAGAGGAGGACGTCAGCAGGGGGGACCCCGCCCTGTATGCCACCCGGCCGGAGGACAGGCGGAGGATGCTCATAGAGCTCGTAAGCTCCGCCTCTGTGGCCGCCAAGAGGGCTGGCTACATGTCCTTGTCCGTGGAAAAGGAATACGCCAAGCTTGCCGAGTCGGCGGCAATCCCCTGGCGGGGGTCGCTTCGAAGCCTCTTCGCGAGCACAGCCGCCGCCGTCCTTGAGACGTGGGCGCGGCCCAATAGGCGCGTGGAGGAGTACCCAGGCGCCAGGAGGAGGACGTACACCAAGGTGTGGTGCCTCGTGGACACCTCAGGCTCGATATCGGACGAGGAGTACGCCCTATTTCTCGCAGAGGTGGCCGAAATCGCCAGGCGCACCCAGTCCAAGGTAATGTTTGTGCAGTGGGAGGTGGGGATAAGGGCCGTGCACGAGGTGAGGCGGCCGAGCGACTTGGAGAAAATAAGCCGGATAGGCTTCGGCGGCACCGTCCTAGCCCCCGCCATTAGGAGGGTGGCCGAGCTCGCCAAGCCCTGGGAGCCGGTGGTGGTCTTCTCAGACTTCGTCCTATGGGACTTCTCAGCCGCCGTGGAGGCCCTCTCTAAGGCCGCGCAGAGGGGCAAGGTCATCCTCGCCACAACGGCCGTCAGGCCCAGAGTGCCGGGCGCCCGGCTCGTCCAAATCGCCGAGCCCAAGGTGGAGGAGCTACTCGGCATGTCCGGATGACGGCCCTGCTCTGCATGGAGGCCGCCCAGGAGCTCTCCAAGAGAGGCGTAGACACTACGCCGCTGGAAGCCGCCTGCAACCCCGCGAGGCGCCTCGCGGAGGAGGAGGAAGAGGCGTGCGTCCTAGCCCTCGAGGCCGGGGACACGTGCCCCCAACCGCCCCCGTGGTTGGCGCCGCTACAGATCTACAACTTCTTGTCTAAGCAGAGGAGGCTGGGCAGGCATGGCAGAAGGCTGTTAAAGGCTGTGGAGGAAGAGGCGAGACGCCTACTTATGCGCATATACGAGGCCAAGGCGGCCCTACTCCATCTCCCACTCCACGTGCTAGCCGACGCGCCGCCCCACTGCCACAGGAGGTTCTACTTCGACGGAGAGGCCATCTACCTCACACAAGGCCAATGCCCCGCCCCCACACCCGCCCCCCGGCCAGAAAAGGCAGAAAAGCTGATAGACCTAAAGGCCCCCCACGCCACGGCGGCAAAGCGCCTTGAGACAGTAAAGGCCGCCTACCCGGAGCTGGCCCAGTACCTAGCCGAGGTGGAGGCCGCCATCGAGAGACTAAAAAGGGAGTACATAGCCTACGTCTTGTCGAAAGGCGGGGAGTAGGGAAAAACCGGTGGGGGAAGGAGGAAAAATTAGTCGATTATGTGTATTACTGGGGAGGTTCTGAAGCTCCACTGGCCGGTCTTGGGGTCGCGTCTGACGTGTGTGAATACGTGCCAGTTGTCCTCGTCGATGTAGGGGTAATCGGCGTTGAAGTAGTAGCCGCGGCTCTCCTTGCGGTTCATCATGGAGAAGACCACCGCCTGGCCCACTATGAGGCGGTGATAGACCTCCCACACGCGGAGGAGCTCGTGGAGGCTGGCCGCGGCGGCGAAGCGGAAGTCCTCCTCCAACATCTTCAACAGCTCCCAGGCGCGGCCCAGCATGTACATATTGGTGGTGTAGAAGGTACCCCAGCCCGCCGCGTATTCGTCCATGATCTTCTGAAGCCTTGTCAGTAGCTGGTACCAGTTTAGGTAGTTGGGGTGTATCTCAAACCAGTTGGTCAAGTTGGGCGGCATCTCCGGCGTGGTGGTCAACGGCTTGAGTTTGTGGTACCACTCCAGCGGCCTGTACACAATCTCCTTGTATCTCTCAATGGTGTCGTTGCTCACCACCGGCTTGTAGTCCTTGGCCTGGGTCAAGACGTATCTAGCCGCAGACTTGCCCGCGATTCTACCCTCTGTGAAGGAGCCGCTGGAGAACTTGTGGCCAGACGCCCCCACGGTGTCGCCGGCGCCGAAGAGGCCCTCCACAGTCAACATGCGGTTGGGGCCCCACTTGTACTCAGGCGGCGCAATGTCCGGCGGCCCGGAGGCCCACATGCCTGCCGACGAGCCGTGGCTACCCTGTTGGTAGGGCTCGGTGGGCAGTAGCTCAGAGGGCGTCCTCTGCGGGTGTATGTTCTGGCTGGCCCAGTATATCACCTGGGTGGGTGTCATGTCTAAGTAGTCCTCAAAGAGAACTTTGAGGCTCTCCTCGTCTGGGAGCCTCTCTTGCGTCTGCATTATGTCGGGCCCACGGCCCTCCTTCAAGTTCTGAATAGTGACCCAAGTCCTTATGGGAGTCGGCGTGGGCCTGGCCCACGCGTAGTCGTAGAAGATCTTGGCCAACTCCGCCTTTGCCTCGTCTGGGAGAGGCTCCCACTGCTTGCCCTTGACGTCAGTGGAGCGCATCTTGAGCAGGAGGTAGGGGAAGCCCACGGGGCCGTAGGCGTCTTTGAACCGCACTACCACAAGCCTAAATTCAAAGTTCACAGTCTCGGCCCCGGCCAGGAGAGGTATGGCGTATGCGCTTCCGCTTGCCCAAGTGGGGTACCACGCCCTCCCCAGGCCCTCGCCGACGCTACGCGGCCTGTACAAAAGCGACGTGCCGCCCGCGGCCACGATCACCGCCTTGGCCTTAAAGACGTAGAAGGTGCCGTCTCTCACGTGGAAGCCCACCACGCCCGCAATCCTGTTGGGCCTCTGCTCATCTAGGAGCGGGTGTGTGACAAAGACCCTCTCGTAGACCTCGTCGGCGGACTTTCTACAGGGCTCGGCTATAATCGCCTTGTAGGACTCCCCGTGGATTGGGTGCTGCCATCTGCCGGTTCTGAGGTACTTCCCAGTCTTGGGGTCGCGCCAGATGGGCAGCCCCCACATGTCGAAGAGCTTTATGGTGGAGGTCATGTGCCTCGCTATGTCGTACACGAGGTCTTCTCTGACCACGCCGAGTAGGTCGTTGCGCACGTAGCGGACGAACTCCTCGGGCTTGGGGTCCTCTGGGTCCTCGCTGAAGACGCCTAGGTTAGTGGCGCTGAGGCCCATCCCCACTGCGCCGCTCTTCTCAGTGTTGGCCTTCTCCACGAGGGTCACCTTGCACTTGCTCCTGCACCAGTACTTGGCCTCAAAAACTGCGCCGCATCCCGCCATTCCGCCGCCTACCACCAAAATGTCAGTCTCGACGACCTTCGTGGGGAAGTGGAGCGCCGACATACTACTTCGCCTGCTTAGCCTTTATTATACTACCCACGATTCTCACGGGCTGCGCCGGGCGTGGAAGCTCCTTAAAGCCCAAGAACTCGGGGTTGTCCTCCAGCGCGAGGAGCTCCGAGTCTAGGTCGGGCCTCTCGGGGAAGTCTAGCGCGCCCTTCGCCGAGCCCCAAGGGGTGGTGCGTATGGGGGAGGCGAACTCGTACACCGTTCCGTCTCTGTACATTACGCGCCAGTAGATTATGTTCTTCTTGGTATCTCTCACAACGCCTATCCGGGCGCCCAGCGGGATAAAGTCGCTGTATCCTCTCACCTCCACCGCGTGTTCTGGGCAGTACTTGACGCAGTTTAAACACTCGGCACACGACACTGGGTCAGCGTTGTAGGCCTTCCTTATCTTGGGGTTGTAGTGCATGTTGTCTGCCGGGCATATGTCTACACACTTGCCGCACCCCTTGCACAGAGAGGCATATACAAATGTAGGCATGTCCCCACCCCTCTGCACATTTAAAAGAGTTGTTCATCTACAGATGGAAATAAGACTTAAGAACAAGCGCGCCGAGTGGACCATGCCCACAGAGATGGCGACTATAAAGGAGATTCAAACGGCGTGGGGGACCTACCGCTTCGTTGAGTCGCCTGTTGATTGGTTCGCCATAGACGTGTTGGCCGCGTTAACAGTGCTCTGGATCTTATTCACTTTTTGGTATAAGGGGGTGCGCCAGTTCAACGTCGTAAGATACCCCTACATTGAGACGATGATACCCTACGCCGAGTGGGATAGAAAGTTGTTAAGGGAGAAGCCCCCCATAGGCGTCGGAAGCGCCATCGCATACTTCTTCAAGACGTTGTTCGCCGACGTGTTGGCTATGGGAATTCTGAAGTGCGAATACGGGAAGTCGGAGAAGGAGGTGGTTAATACGAGGGCCGCGAAGCGGGTCGCGAAGCTGTTCATGGTATGGGGCTTTGTACTCGCCGGCATTTCTACGACGCTGGCCTACTTCACCTTCCCCCACAACATGATCGTCCTAGACCTGCACCACCCAGCCAGGATATTTGGCGTGGCGGGCGGAGTGCTCATGGTGGTGGGCGCCTTGATATGGCTCTCCGTTAGGTACAAGGAGGTGAACTACAGAGGCATTTGGGACTGGCTCGGCGCAGACTACTTGCCCTTCATGGTTCTACTGCTGGGGCTCTCCGGGTTCGTCCTACAAGCCGCCATATACGTCTGGGCCCACAACCCCAGCGACGCCTTTGCCAACGCCTTCCTCTACTTTGCTGAACACTTCCACGCCATCCCCGTGGCGCTGTTCTTCTGGGCGTTCTTTTGGACAAAGGCCGACCACATAATCTACAGAATCCTCTGGCGCATATACGAGTACGCCGACAAGAAGTATGCGGCTTCTCACAACATCAGCAGACTCCCGCCGCCGACCCTCAAGGTGATGAATAAGACGGGCAAAGAGATACAGCCAGGCTACTAAACCCCTCTTTTTCCCCTCATCATAAAGACCACCGCATCCTCCTCCACCGGCACTTCCACAAGCCTAAGCGCCGTGTTGTTAGTCAATATGGCGAACGGCTGAGGCTCCACGTGTACCACCTCGCCGAATTCCACGTGGTCTAGATACTCCAGGGCCACCGTCCCCTCGTATATTGGGAAGCCCGTCAACTGCCTCCTCACCACCAGCTCGGTGATACCAAAGGGGACCTTCATCACCACCCGCGTGGCCTCCACAGGGTTTGCCTCAGAGACTTCGAAGTAGGCCTCTACGTCCATTGCGCCCCAGCCGTAGTAGGGGTAGAGCATGACGGCGAGCTCCCTCGACACGCCTATGCACGGCCCCTTCTCCACCTTAGCCACGGCCCGCCTCCCATCTCTAGACCTCAACTCCACGTAGGGCACCTCCACGTCTAAAAAAACCACAGGCCTGTAGTCCAAGATAGTGCGAGTTAAACACATCCTCAGATACATGGACTTGGACATGTGTGAGTATAAATGCGTATAACCGCCGACAGGTTTTTATAAGCACAGGTTTTTGGCGCCATGTTGGTGGCTGTTATTTCGGACACGCACGACGACTGGGTGGCCATTAGGCGCTTCGGCGAATTGGTCAAGAGGCGTGGGCCGGCGTTTATAATCCACGCCGGGGATTGGACATCTCCCTTTAGCCTAATGAAGATGAGGAAGGCCGTGGGCGACATGCCCATCTACACCGTGTTGGGCAACAACGAGGGGGATAAGATCAACTTTGCCCGGCAGGCCGCCGCCCACAAGGTAGAGATCTTGGGAGACGCCGGTCTCATAGAGGCCGGGGGTAGGAGGATTGGCGTCTACCACGGAACCTCAGAGCTCATCCTAGAGGCGCTTATAAGGTCGAAGATGTTTGACATAGTTGTCTACGGCCACACCCACAAGGTTGACATCAGGCACGTGGATGGGACACTGGTGATAAACCCAGGCGAGGCATGTGGATGCGCACACGAGAGAAAAACAGCCGCATTTCTAGACTTGTCGACGCTTCACGTGGAAATAGTGGACCTCTAACCGCCCGTCCCACGGAGACCACACACGCTAAGGAAACCGCGGCTACTCTTCATCAACGGCTACCGAGCTCAACACTGCCTACTGTTGGCTAAGGCGTGGCATAGGCTAAGCCCCCAACCGCCTCTACAAGGCGCCCATTCCTGCATGTTGTTTCACCGCGGCCCACCTTGCTCTATGGGTTTTACGTTTAAAAATATTAGTGTAACACGTCATATGTTTAGAGAGACTTGGAGAGGCGTTGTGCCTCCTCTCTCGGAATCTGCTCTGGAACTTGTCAAATTTTTCCTAGGCGAATATCCGCGGCCGACTTCTATATATTCCGCATATAGGGCTCTCCCGTACCCAGCGTCGACTATATATAAATCGGCCCGCGCCTTGAAATCTCTCCGAATTTTGAGGGAAGAGACTGGGGGCTACGTGGCCACAGTGAAGGCGGCCATAGTTGCGGCTTACCACCTCGACGAGGCGTATCTATCCTACGTGGAGAAGTTCTGGGGACTTGGGCCCCGGAGGGGGGTCTACAGCTACCTCCTCCTCTTGGGCGCGGCGCTTAGGCGGCTGGGCTTTAAGTTACAGGAGGCCTACATCTGCGACTTCTACGCAACCCCCATGTACATAATTCCATTTCTCTCCGGCGGAGCCGCAGAGGCTGGGAGGAAGCTGGGCCTAGAGCCCGCCGTGGTAGAAGAGGCGCTTGAGGTAATGAGAGAGGCTACTGCCCTCCGCGAAGTGTATGTGGATGGGCTTAGGGTTCTGTTGCTACGCGCTGGTGGGAGGCACGTGGTGGCAGACGTGGCCTGCTCTAAGTTTGGGAAGTGTGGACACGCATCGCCGTTGAGCTGTCCCAGGGCTAGGCGCATAATTACATACATCGCCGGCGGTGGTGTGAAAGAATCAATATAAAGGGGTTAGATGTTTGTCCCATGGCGCGGATTATATTAGTAGCAGTGCCCGGGGTGGGGAAGAGCACGATTTTGAAGTTTCTAACTGAGCGCAGGAGAGACGTCCAAGTGGTAAACTACGGCGACGTGATGCTCGAAATCGCCAAGGCCCGCTTCGGCATCGCCAATAGGGACGAGATGAGGAAGAAAATCCCCCTGGAACAGTACAGGGAGGTCCAGAGGGAGGCCGCGGAGAGAATCGCCCAGATGCAGGGCCACGTGGTGGTGGACACCCACGCGTCGATAAAGATAGCCGGGGGGTACTACCCAGGCCTACCCCACCGCATTATCACGCTCATGAAGCCGCACGCCATTGTGTTAATAGAGGCGGACCCGCAGGTGGTGCTAAAGCGCAGAGCCAGCGACGCCACTAGGCCCACGAGGGACGTGGAGACCCCCGAAGACGTGGAAAGGCACCAAGAGGCCAACCGGCACTACGCCTACGCGGCCTGCGAGGCGGCGGAGTGCATCGTCTACATAATCGACTTACGCAAAGTGCCAGAGACGCGGCCCTTTGAACACGCAGAGTACGCCGCGGGCAAGCTATCCGAGCTCATAGACGCCCTCGGCTGACGGTCTTCCACAACTCTCTCAAAAGAGCCGCCACCTGCCCCAGCGGCTTCTCAGTCTTGTAAAACACGGCGAGGTACTGCACAGCCCCGTCGTCGACAAGTATACAGGGGCCGCACAGCTCAGCAGCCACGTCGCCAATGGGCCTCCCCCCGTACGTGGCAGGCAACTTGACGACTCCCCCCTCGGCTATTACCAACGCCTTTAGATTGCAGAGGCAGACGAGTTCAGCAAAAACTTTTTCAAAAAACTCCCTGGCGTTTTCTACCCGGATCTCCTCCACTATCCCCTCAGCTTCGTCAGTATATATCCGTAGAGCCTAGTGGGGGCGCTCCAGAGGGTGGGCATGGCCAAGAAGGAGAATGGGTGCACCATTTTTCCAAAGGGCACGTAGGCTATGAAGAGCATGGCCAACGCCGCGTGAACCTTAGTGACCACGTCCGCCTCGGCCATCTTCTCAACGCCAGCCACGGGATTCCCCAAGAGGACGTTCTGCAACCACGGAGACACAGTCTCCATGTAGTTGGGGTGCAAGACGAGGGTCTGCACATTGCCAAGGCCCACAATTGCGAGGAGGAGGACTAGGGCAAACCAGTCGTCTAGAAAGCTCAGCTTCCGCACGTCTGGCCTAACGAGCCTCCGCACGAGGAGGAGGACCAGCCCTATGAACGCCGCAATGCCCGCCGCCCCGCCCACATACAGGGCTATGGCCTTGTGCACCTCCTTCGGCATCCCGAAGTTCTCCGGGGGGACGATCATGGAGAGGTGGCCGAGGAGCGCGATCCAGATGCCCCAGTGGAATAGGAAAGACCCCACCTGCAAGAGGCGGTCGGACATGCCGAGGTTGTAGAGCACGAAGATCCTCTTGAGCACCTCGCCGAGCCTGTCGCCGAAGCCCCACTTGTAGCCCAGCACCTGTACTGAGTAGAGGCCCGTGAGGTCCGGCGCCCTGAGCCACCCGGCGAATTTGTACAAAACCCCAGCTATGAACAGCGCCAGAGATATGTAAGGCGCTACGCCAAATACAAATAAATCAAGTGGAGACATAGGAAGATTGGGAGTGGGGCTTATAATCTGTTATTCCACATTCACGGTTAATACCTCTTCTCCATGCACTTGCCCAGCTGCTTTAAGAGAGAGACGAGGTAGCCCAAGCCTCTCTGCACGTCTGGGTCCCTAAGCGCCGCCAGTAGGCCCATTAGGCCAATTGGCTTTTCCACCTCCGCAACGGCCACGGCGGTGGTTAAGCAGTCCAGCTTTGAAGTATCTTGCGACATGTTGACCGCGGCGGTTAGGGCCACCTCCTGCAACTTGGCGACCTTCTCTATGAAGCCCGGCGTGAGCAGGCCCTCGGTTATAAAGCGTAACGTAGTGGCCAACTGGAGCAAGTCGTCCAACACGCCGCTCCTCTTGAACTCCCACAGCGTCCTCACCAAGTCGCGGAGGACGTCTATCCGCTCGACGATCTCTGCGAGAGCCTCCTGCGTCTTAGGAGACTCCAACGCCTTTAAGAGCCTCTCCTCGGTACTCATAGCCCACACCTAACCGCGCTCCATATGGAGAAATTAGTCAAATCTTTTAGCCTCATCATGAACTTATTGCTTGGCACGGGGTAGAGGGCGGGGCCGTCGTAGTTCCAGCTCACCTGCGTAGCCTCCTCTGTCCCCGTCAAAATGAAGCATATGACCCTGCCGTTGTATACAGAGTCTGCGTGGCCGAACTCCATATCCTCATATATCCTGTCAGCCACAACCTCGGACTGGAAGTGCGCCACGCTGCCAGCCTTAGGCACGGCCAAATTGGTGGTATCGCCTATCGCGTACTCCACTCCGTTGCCCCCGGCGATCTGGAGAGTGTACTTATCCACGGGGACCCAGCCCCCCTGGTCCACCAGTCCCGAGTTAAAGGCCACCTCTGCCGCGGTGTGCTTAGGCACCACGATAATTAAGTCGCCCTTCAACGTCTCGGGGCCCACCACCTCCCCCTCCCTCACCTCCTTTACCTCGAACTTGGTCCTATACTCAATCCCCCTATTCCTAAACTCCTCCTCCAAGAACTTGTTCACATTGGGCTGCGCATGCAGGTGCGGCGCCACCGTGGTAAACACTATTTTGACGTCCTTCTTCCGCCCAGTCTTCATCAACACGTCGTCGAAGTAGAAGAGGAACTCGTAGGGGGCAACGGGGCACTTAAAAGGCGTCGAGGCAACGGAGAATACCAAGGTCCCCTTAGCAAATTTAGAGAGGGCTTCCCTCAGCGCCTTGGCCCCCTCGTAAGTCCAGAAAGTGTGCCACACCTTTTTAAACCCGGGAAAGTGGTCCGTCTTAACCACCGCGCCCGTGGCCAAGACGAGGTAGTCGTACTGAATCTCAGACCCATCCCCCAGAACCACCTTGCGGTTTTTCACGTCTATTTTGGTGGCCGGCTTTTTCACCAAGTTCACAAGTGGGTGTAGCACCTTCCGCACGGGCCTAAACATCACTTCGCTGGGCAACTCCTTAAACGGGACGTATAGGAACCCGGGCTGGTAGACCACGTTCTCCTCCGGCTCTACAACTACGACCTCCAGCTCCCCCTTCTTCACCTTTGCAAACGCCTTAGTTGCCAACTTATTCGCAGTAAACGCGCCGCCGACTCCCCCTCCCACTATTACCACCCTCCGCATGCCAGCACGCAATGAGAAATTTATACAACTTATTCCCTAGTCGCTGTATAATAAGGCAAAAGTTTATTCGAAAGCAATTTTGAACAAAATTAAAATTAAAATATATTTCAGGGAGCTTTAAACGACTATGGCCTTGTATACCAGGTCCATTAGCCCGGAGTAGGTTATGTTTTTGCCGTACTCCTTGTTTAAGTGGGGGATTGTGTGGCTCAGCTGGGCTTTGCATATGGCGCAGGCCCTGACCACGTGGTTTGCGTTGACCTTCAAGGCGTCTTCGTACCAGTTCTTGGCGTATTGAATCCTCAGCGGCAGAAGCTCGTCGGTCAGCAGGCCCCCTCCGCCGCCGCAGCACCACGTCTTCTCTCTGTTGTTGGGGCTCTCCACGTAGTTCTTAACCACGTGCCGAATTATGAAGCGTGGCTCCTCCGTCAAGTCGCCGCCGCGGGCGTAGTTGCAGGAGTCTTGGAAGGTGTAGACGACGTCGCCGTTGCGGGAGGGGTCCAGCTTCAGTTTGCCGTTTTTAATGGCGTCTACCACTAGGTGGAAGACGTGCATAGTCTTTATGCCGTGTTTCTCCAGCTCTGGCCCAGTGTAGTTCTTAAAGGCGCGCCACCCGTGGCCGCACTCCCCCGCAATTACGTACTTCACCTTGAGCCTGAGCGCGGCGTTGACGGCCTTCTGGCCTATGAACTTCATGTGGCGCTCTGAGGCAAATAGGCCGAAGTTTGCCAGCTCCGCCATCTCTGTGCTAAAGGCGTACTTAATCCCCATTAGGTGGAGGAAGAGCATGTACCCCTTGAGAGTCTCCATGTTTGTAAAGAAGTCGGCCGAGGGCGGAATGAGCAAGGCCTCCGGCCAATCGGG contains:
- a CDS encoding AAA family ATPase; translated protein: MRIPEIPMLIKSLYFAGRPSLLILGPPGIGKSESVRAAAAAVAKELGLPLVEYSDDVYLDVVKNPEVCLLVDLRLTEVEPADIVGVPRPVDGGAVQYFPQAWAKALSKAKCGFLFLDELTNVQRDDVAAVAYKLLLEKKAGFTKFSEGAMVVAAGNDPETSPIARPLPAPLINRVVVLKAEPPTVEEWYQYMAERHGDFDKRTYLYLTLYPEDLLEKAASLETVNNFATPRSWTTLALLLARGVESPDVIYGLLGPAVGAKFKAFISTKVDVEDVLSNPQKFDGLKPDERLILLHEVARAAEHRDVSKFVEFLQGRMEWLILFLRLVKRDVAAKLLSAMPHEVVTRLYKVATIVEKLKK
- a CDS encoding DUF2201 family putative metallopeptidase, whose protein sequence is MIEDLYAATALSPFWAATLWRLRIVRRVGAKSVVELDGYSIAVGDRYLQLPPAHRIAELLHVATHVLFDHVGRMAGRDPELWWLAADAVAYSIVESTGVELPKYAKALIDAVKYLTGLDPRSASVEDIYDRLVNTSAKYLIDRSQLPTYRGHFYRENYDVEEDVSRGDPALYATRPEDRRRMLIELVSSASVAAKRAGYMSLSVEKEYAKLAESAAIPWRGSLRSLFASTAAAVLETWARPNRRVEEYPGARRRTYTKVWCLVDTSGSISDEEYALFLAEVAEIARRTQSKVMFVQWEVGIRAVHEVRRPSDLEKISRIGFGGTVLAPAIRRVAELAKPWEPVVVFSDFVLWDFSAAVEALSKAAQRGKVILATTAVRPRVPGARLVQIAEPKVEELLGMSG
- the aprA gene encoding adenylyl-sulfate reductase subunit alpha, yielding MSALHFPTKVVETDILVVGGGMAGCGAVFEAKYWCRSKCKVTLVEKANTEKSGAVGMGLSATNLGVFSEDPEDPKPEEFVRYVRNDLLGVVREDLVYDIARHMTSTIKLFDMWGLPIWRDPKTGKYLRTGRWQHPIHGESYKAIIAEPCRKSADEVYERVFVTHPLLDEQRPNRIAGVVGFHVRDGTFYVFKAKAVIVAAGGTSLLYRPRSVGEGLGRAWYPTWASGSAYAIPLLAGAETVNFEFRLVVVRFKDAYGPVGFPYLLLKMRSTDVKGKQWEPLPDEAKAELAKIFYDYAWARPTPTPIRTWVTIQNLKEGRGPDIMQTQERLPDEESLKVLFEDYLDMTPTQVIYWASQNIHPQRTPSELLPTEPYQQGSHGSSAGMWASGPPDIAPPEYKWGPNRMLTVEGLFGAGDTVGASGHKFSSGSFTEGRIAGKSAARYVLTQAKDYKPVVSNDTIERYKEIVYRPLEWYHKLKPLTTTPEMPPNLTNWFEIHPNYLNWYQLLTRLQKIMDEYAAGWGTFYTTNMYMLGRAWELLKMLEEDFRFAAAASLHELLRVWEVYHRLIVGQAVVFSMMNRKESRGYYFNADYPYIDEDNWHVFTHVRRDPKTGQWSFRTSPVIHIID
- the aprB gene encoding adenylyl-sulfate reductase subunit beta; translated protein: MPTFVYASLCKGCGKCVDICPADNMHYNPKIRKAYNADPVSCAECLNCVKYCPEHAVEVRGYSDFIPLGARIGVVRDTKKNIIYWRVMYRDGTVYEFASPIRTTPWGSAKGALDFPERPDLDSELLALEDNPEFLGFKELPRPAQPVRIVGSIIKAKQAK
- a CDS encoding metallophosphoesterase, with the protein product MLVAVISDTHDDWVAIRRFGELVKRRGPAFIIHAGDWTSPFSLMKMRKAVGDMPIYTVLGNNEGDKINFARQAAAHKVEILGDAGLIEAGGRRIGVYHGTSELILEALIRSKMFDIVVYGHTHKVDIRHVDGTLVINPGEACGCAHERKTAAFLDLSTLHVEIVDL
- a CDS encoding adenylate kinase, which gives rise to MARIILVAVPGVGKSTILKFLTERRRDVQVVNYGDVMLEIAKARFGIANRDEMRKKIPLEQYREVQREAAERIAQMQGHVVVDTHASIKIAGGYYPGLPHRIITLMKPHAIVLIEADPQVVLKRRASDATRPTRDVETPEDVERHQEANRHYAYAACEAAECIVYIIDLRKVPETRPFEHAEYAAGKLSELIDALG
- a CDS encoding respiratory nitrate reductase subunit gamma, translating into MSPLDLFVFGVAPYISLALFIAGVLYKFAGWLRAPDLTGLYSVQVLGYKWGFGDRLGEVLKRIFVLYNLGMSDRLLQVGSFLFHWGIWIALLGHLSMIVPPENFGMPKEVHKAIALYVGGAAGIAAFIGLVLLLVRRLVRPDVRKLSFLDDWFALVLLLAIVGLGNVQTLVLHPNYMETVSPWLQNVLLGNPVAGVEKMAEADVVTKVHAALAMLFIAYVPFGKMVHPFSFLAMPTLWSAPTRLYGYILTKLRG
- a CDS encoding DUF1641 domain-containing protein, whose protein sequence is MSTEERLLKALESPKTQEALAEIVERIDVLRDLVRTLWEFKRSGVLDDLLQLATTLRFITEGLLTPGFIEKVAKLQEVALTAAVNMSQDTSKLDCLTTAVAVAEVEKPIGLMGLLAALRDPDVQRGLGYLVSLLKQLGKCMEKRY